From Elephas maximus indicus isolate mEleMax1 chromosome 25, mEleMax1 primary haplotype, whole genome shotgun sequence, the proteins below share one genomic window:
- the CTCFL gene encoding transcriptional repressor CTCFL, with product MAATEVPVPSDQFTKIKELELVSEKAREEEDGVCRVREWLSPGNMEAQAVPRALLPRILEGELELVSASVEDSEKHVLTLQTVHLTSEDLAMNQMSWLPAQPQDEVQVTVQPVGSGLPTLLWLQPPLGEGPEPTVHQCVTISIQDELYSLQETEVVQFQVLEESGEASEDLTFALSPAGSTGPVRLEGGQEAAQLPVGGGLPEQAEEQFFLVEARPGEEGSDEIVLTISSLHVEEREDKPSPSEASVEKPKSAKKRRKTKGVKRAFRCDICTFTSARLSSFNRHVKTHTNEKPHTCHLCLKAFRTVTLLRNHVNTHTGTRPHKCGDCDMAFVTSGELIRHRRYRHTHEKPFKCSMCKYASVEVSKLKRHARSHTGERPFPCHLCSYASRDTYKLKRHMRTHSGEKPYECHVCHARFTQSGTMKIHILQKHSENVPKYECPHCATIIARKSDLRVHLRNLHTYRAAEMRCRYCPDVFHERYALIQHQKTHKNEKRFKCEHCSYACKQERHMTAHVRTHTGEKPFACLSCNKRFRQKQLLNTHFKKYHDSDFIPTVYECPKCGKAFSRWSNMRRHSENCDSGQEKPATSGKERRMKRRKQTGPREAVKEDVPPGDPIIQCQNMRFTEGGGPGPLGHAHTWAYTHTCAHTHTGAHTCAHTYIHIYTHTCTHTYTWIHTHAHTCTHTHPRPYLYLHPHPHLHPCPHPWPQLPPVDKSLVQDCSPVWPPKAGCKAEGPSSAQSGPPSSPITTNSPFSGTPHSEIRPEHGQPQLPDSPSDRWTLEAAADREMLEEVSVVRGRQDPGEMVPGDSTGGKDPKGDVTCEMILNLMDK from the exons ATGGCAGCAACCGAAGTCCCTGTCCCTTCTGATCAATTCACCAAAATTAAAGAGCTGGAGTTGGTTTCAGAAAAGGCCCGGGAGGAAGAGGACGGGGTGTGCAGAGTGAGGGAGTGGCTGAGCCCCGGGAACATGGAGGCCCAGGCTGTCCCCCGGGCCCTGCTGCCCCGAATCCTCGAGGGAGAGCTGGAGCTGGTGTCAGCCTCCGTGGAGGACAGCGAGAAGCACGTCCTGACGCTGCAGACGGTGCACCTCACCTCGGAAGACCTGGCGATGAATCAGATGAGCTGGCTGCCGGCACAGCCCCAAGACGAGGTGCAGGTGACCGTGCAGCCGGTGGGCAGCGGGCTGCCGACGCTGCTGTGGCTGCAGCCCCCGCTGGGTGAGGGGCCTGAGCCGACCGTGCACCAGTGTGTCACCATCAGTATCCAGGACGAGCTGTACTCGCTGCAGGAGACGGAGGTGGTGCAGTTCCAGGTGCTGGAGGAAAGCGGGGAGGCCAGTGAGGACCTCACATTTGCCTTGAGTCCGGCGGGAAGTACTGGACCGGTAAGG CTGGAGGGAGGTCAGGAGGCGGCCCAGCTGCCGGTGGGAGGAGGACTCCCCGAGCAAGCAGAAGAGCAGTTCTTCCTCGTGGAGGCCAGGCCGGGTGAGGAAGGAAGTGACGAGATTGTCCTGACAATTTCCAGCTTGCATGTGGAAGAGCGAGAAGATAAACCTTCGCCCAGTGAAGCTAGTGTTGAAAAACCCAAATCTGCAAAAAAACGGAGAAAGACAAAGG GAGTAAAACGAGCCTTCCGTTGTGATATCTGCACCTTCACCTCTGCTAGACTTTCGAGTTTTAATCGTCATGTGAAAACTCACACCAATGAAAAGCCTCATACATGTCACCTCTGTCTGAAAGCTTTCCGTACCGTCACTCTGCTACGAAATCACGTCAACACCCACACAG GCACCAGACCGCACAAGTGTGGCGACTGTGACATGGCATTTGTCACCAGTGGAGAGCTGATCCGGCACAGGCGTTACAGACACACTCACGAGAAGCCCTTCAAGTGTTCCATGTGCAAGTATGCCAGCGTGGAG GTAAGCAAGCTGAAGCGCCACGCCCGGTCCCACACTGGGGAGCGTCCTTTCCCATGTCACCTGTGCAGCTATGCCAGCAGAGACACCTACAAGCTCAAGCGGCACATGAGGACGCACTCCG GTGAGAAGCCCTACGAGTGCCACGTCTGCCACGCACGGTTCACCCAGAGTGGCACCATGAAGATCCACATTCTGCAGAAGCACAGCGAGAACGTCCCCAAGTACGAGTGTCCCCACTGCGCCACCATCATCGCCAGGAAAAGCGACCTGC GCGTCCATTTGCGCAACTTGCATACGTACAGAGCTGCGGAGATGCGATGCCGTTACTGTCCTGATGTCTTCCACGAACGCTATGCCCTCATCCAGCACCAGAAAACTCATAAGAATGAGAAGAGGTTCAAGTGTGAACACTGCAGCTATGCCTGCAAGCAG GAGCGTCATATGACGGCTCACGTGCGTacccacactggagagaaaccgtTTGCCTGTCTTTCCTGCAATAAACGTTTCCGGCAGAAGCAACTTCTAAATACTCACTTCAAGAAATACCATGATTCCGATTTCATCCCGACTGTTTACGAATGCCCCAAATGTGGCAAAGCCTTTTCCCGCTGG AGTAACATGCGCAGGCACTCAGAGAACTGTGACTCGGGGCAGGAAAAGCCGGCCACCTccggaaaggaaagaaggatgaAAAGGAGAAAGCAGACGGGCCCGAGAGAGGCCGTGAAGGAAGACG TCCCTCCTGGGGACCCCATCATCCAGTGTCAAAACATGAGATTCACAGAGGGTGGAGGGCCAGG GCCATTAGGCCATGCCCACACCTGGGCTTACACCCACACCTGTGCCCACACCCACACCGGCGCCCACACCTGTGCCCACACCTACATCCACATCTATACCCATACCTGCACGCACACCTACACGTGGATCCACACCCATGCCCACACCTGCACCCACACCCACCCACGCccatacctgtacctacacccacacccacacctgcACCCTTGCCCACACCCCTGGCCTCAGTTACCACCTGTGGACAAGTCTCTGGTGCAGGACTGCAGCCCTGTGTGGCCTCCGAAGGCTGGATGCAA AGCTGAAGGCCCTTCTAGCGCACAATCCGGCCCTCCATCCTCACCTATCACCACCAACAGCCCCTTCTCTGGCACCCCACACTCTGAGATTCGACCAGAGCATGGCCAGCCCCAGCTCCCCGACTCCCCTTCCGACCGTTGGACCCTCG AAGCGGCTGCTGACCGGGAGATGCTTGAGGAGGTGTCCGTGGTGAGAGGCCGGCAGGACCCGGGCGAGATGGTCCCTGGCGACTCCACAGGAGGCAAAGACCCCAAGGGGGACGTGACCTGTGAGATGATCCTCAACCTGATGGATAAGTGA